Proteins from one Mycobacterium sp. SMC-2 genomic window:
- a CDS encoding GNAT family N-acetyltransferase: MTPPESLSLAARTKSWASPSQPSASDSNKGPSQNSRTCCGTHARRTGVGSALISDSAAWAQSHGCRTLELVIAPNGTNADQLFRYYSHHNFTDEGRRLLSRHLTH; this comes from the coding sequence CTGACACCGCCCGAATCGCTGTCGCTGGCCGCCAGGACGAAATCGTGGGCTTCGCCATCACAACCTTCAGCTTCGGACTCGAACAAGGGGCCATCGCAGAACTCGAGGACTTGTTGTGGAACCCACGCACGGCGGACAGGAGTCGGCAGCGCACTGATCAGCGACAGCGCCGCCTGGGCCCAATCGCACGGCTGCCGCACCCTCGAGCTCGTCATCGCTCCCAACGGCACCAACGCCGATCAGCTCTTCCGCTACTACTCCCACCACAACTTCACCGACGAGGGCCGAAGACTGCTGAGTCGACATCTCACCCACTAA
- a CDS encoding nucleoside hydrolase yields the protein MNSPVFVDVDTGVDDALALMYLFASPDADVVGIASTGGNVGVEQVCENNLGLLELCGCTGIPVSKGSAETLTGPMRLPSKVHGPRGLGYADLPPTDRRLTDHDAATAWVRAAHAHPGELVGVATGPLTNLALALRAEPELPTLLCRLVVMGGSYDHRGNTTAVAEWNISVDPEAAAEVLAAWTPEAVGHERLPILCGLDLTRKVAMTPDHLARLATAAGSTSTPMSVDDEPGTRSTASNPLIRVIEDAMRFYLEAYHDVGHGYQAHLHDPLAAAVALDPGLVTTRPATVDIELTGTLTRAMTVTDWSGRREPNVLIGIDVDAAAFFEKFIERVGHFARG from the coding sequence ATGAACTCTCCCGTCTTCGTTGACGTCGACACCGGCGTGGATGATGCGCTGGCGCTGATGTACCTGTTCGCCAGCCCTGACGCAGACGTGGTCGGCATCGCCTCTACCGGGGGAAACGTTGGGGTGGAACAGGTTTGCGAGAATAATCTGGGCCTGCTGGAGCTATGTGGGTGCACCGGCATACCGGTTTCGAAGGGTTCCGCGGAAACACTGACCGGTCCGATGCGGCTGCCGTCAAAGGTCCACGGCCCCAGGGGATTGGGGTATGCCGACCTGCCGCCCACCGATCGCCGGCTGACCGACCACGACGCGGCGACCGCCTGGGTGCGCGCCGCACACGCCCATCCCGGTGAGCTCGTCGGCGTGGCGACGGGCCCGCTGACCAATCTGGCGCTGGCGCTGCGCGCCGAGCCGGAGCTGCCGACGCTGCTGTGCCGGCTGGTTGTGATGGGCGGTTCCTACGATCACCGGGGCAACACCACTGCGGTGGCGGAATGGAACATCAGCGTGGACCCCGAGGCCGCCGCCGAGGTCCTTGCCGCCTGGACCCCCGAAGCCGTTGGCCACGAGCGCCTTCCAATCCTGTGCGGCCTGGACCTGACCCGCAAGGTGGCGATGACGCCGGATCACCTCGCCAGGTTGGCGACCGCGGCCGGGTCGACGTCGACGCCGATGAGCGTGGACGACGAGCCCGGCACCCGGTCGACGGCGTCCAACCCGTTGATTCGGGTGATCGAGGACGCGATGCGGTTCTACCTGGAGGCCTACCACGACGTCGGCCATGGCTACCAGGCGCATCTGCACGATCCACTGGCCGCCGCCGTGGCGCTGGACCCGGGGCTCGTCACCACGCGCCCCGCGACGGTGGACATCGAGCTGACGGGGACCCTGACCCGCGCCATGACGGTGACCGATTGGTCGGGGCGGCGAGAACCCAACGTGCTGATCGGCATTGACGTGGACGCGGCGGCCTTCTTCGAGAAGTTCATCGAACGGGTTGGGCACTTCGCGCGCGGGTAA
- the cmaA1 gene encoding cyclopropane mycolic acid synthase CmaA1: protein MPTTSEPPEGTDLTPHFDDVQAHYDLSDDFFRLFLDPTQTYSCAYFERDDMTLEEAQIAKIDLALGKLGLQPGMTLLDVGCGWGATMMRAVEKYDVNVIGLTLSRNQAEHVERLIGQSQSPRSARILLQGWEQFDEPVDRIVSIGAFEHFGHERYDAFFTLAHSLLPDDGVMLLHTITGLHPTEMVERGMPLSFLFARFVKFIVTEIFPGGRLPSIQMVQERATANGFTVSRVQSLQPHYAKTLDIWAAALQAHKDEAIAVQSEEVYERYMKYLTGCAEMFRIGYIDVNQFTLQK, encoded by the coding sequence ATGCCAACGACATCGGAGCCGCCCGAGGGCACTGATTTAACGCCGCACTTCGACGATGTGCAGGCGCACTACGACTTGTCGGACGACTTCTTCCGGCTATTCCTCGACCCGACCCAGACCTACAGTTGCGCCTACTTCGAGCGCGACGACATGACGCTGGAAGAAGCGCAGATCGCCAAGATCGATCTCGCCCTTGGCAAACTTGGGCTGCAACCGGGCATGACGTTGCTCGACGTCGGCTGTGGTTGGGGCGCCACCATGATGCGCGCCGTGGAAAAGTACGACGTCAACGTCATCGGGCTCACCCTGAGCCGCAACCAGGCCGAGCACGTCGAGCGGCTGATCGGCCAGTCCCAGAGTCCGCGTTCCGCCCGTATCCTGCTGCAGGGCTGGGAGCAGTTCGACGAGCCTGTCGACCGGATCGTCAGCATCGGCGCCTTCGAGCACTTCGGGCACGAGCGCTACGACGCGTTCTTCACCCTGGCGCACTCGCTGCTGCCGGACGACGGGGTCATGCTGCTGCACACCATCACCGGGCTGCACCCGACGGAGATGGTCGAGCGCGGCATGCCCTTATCGTTTCTGTTCGCCCGATTCGTCAAATTCATTGTGACCGAGATCTTTCCGGGTGGGCGGCTACCGTCTATCCAGATGGTGCAGGAGCGCGCCACCGCGAACGGCTTCACCGTGAGTCGCGTCCAGTCGCTGCAGCCGCACTACGCGAAGACGCTCGACATCTGGGCTGCCGCGCTGCAAGCCCACAAGGACGAGGCGATCGCGGTGCAATCCGAGGAAGTCTACGAGCGGTACATGAAATACCTGACAGGCTGCGCCGAGATGTTCCGGATCGGATACATCGACGTCAATCAGTTCACGTTGCAGAAGTGA
- a CDS encoding 2OG-Fe dioxygenase family protein, which translates to MTQILSERRADADPVSAAARLVATTGAAVMSSFDVTRSLGVGHQEWTRFARHWQQLGPDPYAAELGVQRLRRYGQYSFRDGVLHPMPRRTFVQPEESNPLYIGKDRDFEPLTDSFARDPLLHKVINLLARVAGALDDVADWNVKVHPFRIRSLTDEGGHPTPEGMHRDGVTLVSSLLVGRRNAIGGESTVCDSDGRQLLATTLAEPGTLMLGDDRRTLHGVSPIRPIDGCRPVQRDVLVVTFASAWP; encoded by the coding sequence ATGACCCAGATTCTTTCCGAGCGGCGGGCGGACGCCGACCCTGTGTCCGCCGCGGCCCGCCTGGTCGCCACGACGGGCGCCGCGGTGATGTCCTCGTTCGACGTGACGCGAAGCCTGGGCGTGGGCCACCAGGAGTGGACCCGGTTCGCCCGGCACTGGCAGCAGCTGGGCCCCGACCCCTACGCGGCGGAGCTGGGGGTGCAGCGGCTGCGCCGGTACGGCCAGTACTCCTTTCGCGACGGCGTGCTGCACCCGATGCCCAGGCGCACGTTCGTGCAGCCGGAGGAGTCCAACCCGCTCTACATCGGCAAGGATCGCGACTTCGAGCCGCTGACCGACTCGTTCGCGCGGGATCCGTTGCTGCACAAGGTGATCAACCTGCTGGCCCGGGTGGCGGGGGCCCTGGATGACGTGGCGGACTGGAACGTGAAGGTGCACCCGTTCCGGATTCGGTCGTTAACGGACGAGGGCGGTCATCCGACACCCGAGGGCATGCACCGCGACGGTGTCACCCTGGTCAGCTCCTTGCTGGTCGGGCGGCGCAACGCCATCGGCGGCGAGAGCACGGTGTGCGACTCCGACGGCCGGCAGCTGCTGGCGACGACGCTGGCCGAGCCCGGTACGCTGATGCTGGGCGACGACCGCCGCACCCTGCACGGTGTCTCCCCCATCCGGCCGATCGACGGCTGTCGCCCGGTGCAGCGCGACGTCCTGGTGGTCACCTTCGCCTCGGCCTGGCCGTAG
- a CDS encoding SDR family oxidoreductase — protein MRYVVTGGTGFIGRRVVGRLLAAEPDARVWVLVRRQSLGRFERLAAEWGERAKPLVAGLPELQLTDETIAELGGIDHVVHCAAVYDITAGEAEQRATNVEGTRAVIELARRLGATLHHVSSIAVAGDFPGEYTEDDFDVGQRLPTPYHRTKFEAEQLVRSAPGLRYRIYRPAVVVGDSRTGEMDKIDGPYYFFGVLARLAVLPKVTPILLPDTGRTNIVPVDYVADALVALMRGDGIDGRTFHLTSPKTVGLRGIYRGVAKAAGLPPARGSLPGSVAAPVLKVRGRARVLRNMAATQLGIPAEVFDLVDLKPTFVSDQTRKVLRGKGIDLPEFSDYAPKLWRYWAEHLDPDRARRDDPKGPLHGRHVIITGASSGIGRAAAIAVAERGATVFALARSADALDQLVAEIRAGGGDAHAFTCDVTDSTSVEHTIKDILGRFDHVDYLVNNAGRSIRRSVINSCDRLHDYERVMAVNYFGAVRMVLALLPHWRERRFGHVVNVSSAGVQARNPKYSSYLPTKAALDAFADVVSSETLSDHITFTNIHMPLVRTPMIAPSHRLNPVPAISPERAAAMVVRGLVEKPARIDTPLGTLAEVGNYFAPRTSRRILHQLYLGYPDSAAARGLPTEPAAAAQPRKPRRPVRSVTRGVRTPRGVKRLVRLVPGVHW, from the coding sequence ATGCGCTATGTCGTTACCGGCGGTACCGGGTTTATTGGTCGCCGCGTCGTGGGTCGTCTGCTGGCAGCCGAGCCCGATGCGCGGGTGTGGGTGCTGGTCCGGCGGCAGTCCCTGGGTCGCTTCGAACGGCTCGCGGCCGAGTGGGGTGAGCGGGCAAAGCCGCTGGTCGCCGGCCTGCCGGAGCTGCAGCTGACCGACGAGACCATCGCCGAGCTGGGCGGGATCGACCACGTCGTGCACTGCGCGGCCGTCTACGACATCACCGCGGGCGAAGCCGAACAGCGGGCCACCAACGTCGAAGGCACCCGCGCCGTCATCGAACTGGCGCGGCGGCTGGGCGCCACGCTGCACCACGTGTCCTCGATCGCCGTGGCGGGCGACTTCCCCGGCGAGTACACCGAGGACGACTTCGACGTCGGCCAGCGGCTGCCGACCCCGTACCACCGGACGAAGTTCGAGGCCGAGCAGCTGGTGCGGTCGGCGCCCGGACTGCGTTACCGGATCTACCGCCCGGCTGTGGTGGTGGGCGACTCGCGCACCGGGGAGATGGACAAGATCGACGGGCCGTACTACTTCTTCGGGGTGCTGGCCAGGCTGGCGGTCCTGCCCAAGGTGACGCCCATCCTGCTGCCCGACACCGGCCGCACCAACATCGTGCCGGTCGACTACGTCGCCGACGCGCTCGTCGCGCTCATGCGTGGCGACGGCATCGACGGCCGCACGTTCCACCTCACCTCTCCCAAAACCGTTGGGCTGCGCGGCATCTACCGCGGCGTCGCCAAGGCGGCCGGCCTGCCGCCGGCGCGCGGGTCGCTGCCCGGCTCGGTCGCCGCGCCGGTGCTGAAGGTGCGCGGGCGGGCCAGGGTGCTGCGCAACATGGCGGCCACCCAGTTGGGGATCCCGGCCGAGGTCTTCGACCTCGTCGACCTCAAGCCCACCTTCGTCAGCGATCAGACTCGGAAGGTGTTGCGGGGCAAGGGCATTGACCTCCCCGAGTTCTCGGATTACGCGCCCAAGCTGTGGCGGTACTGGGCCGAGCACCTCGACCCGGACCGGGCCCGCCGGGACGATCCGAAGGGGCCGCTGCACGGCCGGCACGTCATCATCACCGGTGCGTCCAGCGGCATCGGCCGCGCGGCGGCGATCGCGGTGGCCGAGCGCGGGGCGACGGTGTTCGCGCTGGCCCGCAGCGCCGACGCGCTGGATCAACTGGTCGCCGAGATCCGCGCGGGCGGCGGCGACGCCCACGCCTTCACCTGTGACGTCACCGATTCCACCTCGGTCGAGCACACCATCAAGGACATCCTGGGCCGCTTCGACCACGTCGACTACCTGGTGAACAACGCCGGGCGGTCGATCCGCCGCTCGGTGATCAACTCATGCGACCGCCTGCACGACTACGAGCGGGTGATGGCGGTCAACTACTTCGGCGCCGTGCGGATGGTGCTGGCGCTGCTGCCGCACTGGCGCGAGCGCCGCTTCGGTCACGTGGTCAACGTCTCCAGCGCCGGCGTGCAGGCGCGCAACCCCAAGTACAGCTCGTACCTGCCCACCAAGGCGGCGCTGGACGCGTTCGCCGACGTGGTCTCCTCCGAGACGCTGTCCGACCACATCACGTTCACCAATATCCATATGCCACTGGTTCGTACGCCGATGATCGCGCCGTCGCACCGGCTCAACCCGGTGCCCGCGATCAGCCCGGAACGCGCGGCCGCCATGGTGGTGCGCGGCCTGGTGGAAAAGCCGGCGCGCATCGACACCCCACTGGGCACGCTCGCCGAGGTCGGCAACTACTTCGCCCCGCGGACGTCCCGGCGCATCCTGCACCAGCTCTACCTGGGTTACCCGGACTCCGCCGCCGCCCGCGGCTTGCCCACCGAACCGGCCGCGGCTGCCCAACCGCGCAAGCCCAGGCGGCCAGTCCGTTCGGTCACCCGCGGCGTCCGGACGCCGCGAGGAGTCAAACGTCTGGTGCGCCTGGTGCCCGGGGTGCACTGGTAG
- a CDS encoding histidine phosphatase family protein — MPKRSLVSSVSKAVAALVAVVIVGACGGSPQARSITVTFIRHAQSESNVSGVIDTSVPGVGLTPEGKGQAQQVAHQAGHKDYDGVYASTMARAQQTAAPLASELGKQVEVLQGIQEINAGWFEGKPIAQEAATYLLAPADWLRGDMQNSIPGSISGKQFNEQFTAAIQKVYNSGQHNPVVFSHKFAIEYWTLMNAKNAKNTLLTSHPLPNIGRVVITGNPITGWTLVDWDGIRDFHS, encoded by the coding sequence ATGCCGAAGCGCAGCTTGGTCTCCAGCGTCTCGAAGGCGGTCGCGGCGCTGGTCGCGGTCGTCATCGTCGGCGCCTGTGGCGGATCACCACAGGCGCGCAGCATCACGGTGACGTTCATCCGGCACGCCCAGTCCGAGAGCAACGTCAGCGGGGTCATCGACACCTCGGTGCCCGGGGTCGGCCTGACCCCCGAGGGCAAGGGGCAGGCCCAGCAGGTCGCCCACCAAGCGGGCCATAAGGACTACGACGGCGTCTACGCCTCCACCATGGCCAGAGCCCAGCAGACCGCGGCGCCGTTGGCCTCCGAGCTGGGTAAGCAGGTCGAGGTGTTGCAAGGCATTCAGGAGATCAACGCCGGCTGGTTCGAGGGCAAGCCGATCGCCCAGGAGGCCGCGACGTATTTGCTGGCCCCGGCGGACTGGCTCAGGGGCGACATGCAGAACAGCATCCCGGGGTCGATCAGCGGCAAGCAGTTCAACGAACAATTCACCGCCGCCATCCAGAAGGTCTACAACAGCGGCCAGCACAACCCGGTGGTGTTCTCGCACAAGTTCGCCATCGAGTACTGGACGCTGATGAACGCGAAGAACGCCAAGAACACGCTGCTGACCAGCCACCCGCTGCCCAACATCGGGCGCGTGGTGATCACCGGCAACCCGATAACCGGGTGGACCCTGGTGGACTGGGACGGCATCCGCGACTTCCACAGTTGA
- a CDS encoding MaoC/PaaZ C-terminal domain-containing protein, with amino-acid sequence MAIDPSAVGAVTEPMLFQWTDRDTMLYALGVGAGVDDLSFTTENSHGIDQQVLPTYAVICCPAFGAAGKIGTFNHALLLHGSQGIRLHAPLPPAGKLSVVTEVADIQDKGEGKNAIIMLRGRGTDPDSGALIAETLTTLVIRQAGGFGGQPGQRPTAPEFPDREPDARVALPTREDQALIYRLSGDRNPLHSDPWFAREMAGFPKPILHGLCSYGVAGRALVAELGGGIAANITSIESRFTSPVFPGETLTTLIWRTEPGKAVFRTEASGAEGSGSRVVLDDGAVEYVQG; translated from the coding sequence ATGGCGATTGACCCGAGTGCCGTCGGCGCGGTGACCGAACCGATGCTTTTCCAGTGGACCGACCGGGACACGATGCTGTACGCGCTCGGCGTGGGCGCCGGCGTCGACGACCTGTCGTTCACAACAGAGAACAGCCATGGCATCGACCAGCAGGTGCTGCCGACGTACGCGGTGATCTGCTGCCCGGCCTTCGGCGCGGCCGGCAAGATCGGGACGTTCAACCACGCCCTGCTCTTACACGGATCGCAGGGTATTCGGCTGCACGCGCCGCTGCCGCCCGCGGGGAAGCTGTCGGTGGTCACCGAGGTCGCCGACATCCAGGACAAGGGCGAGGGCAAGAACGCCATCATCATGCTGCGCGGCCGCGGCACCGATCCGGACTCGGGTGCGCTGATCGCGGAAACCCTGACCACGCTTGTCATTCGCCAGGCGGGCGGGTTCGGCGGACAGCCGGGTCAGCGGCCGACCGCACCGGAATTCCCGGATCGCGAGCCCGACGCTCGCGTCGCGCTGCCCACCCGGGAGGACCAGGCGCTGATCTATCGGCTCTCCGGTGACCGAAACCCGCTGCACAGCGATCCGTGGTTCGCCCGGGAGATGGCCGGGTTCCCCAAGCCGATCCTGCACGGGCTGTGCAGTTATGGGGTGGCGGGCCGCGCGCTGGTCGCCGAGCTCGGCGGCGGGATCGCGGCCAACATCACCTCGATCGAGTCGCGGTTCACCTCGCCGGTGTTTCCCGGCGAGACGCTGACCACGCTGATCTGGCGCACCGAGCCGGGCAAGGCGGTGTTCCGCACCGAGGCTTCGGGGGCCGAGGGCTCCGGCAGTCGGGTCGTGCTCGACGACGGCGCCGTGGAATACGTTCAGGGCTGA
- the otsB gene encoding trehalose-phosphatase, with translation MPQPGPVTIDPRRHDAVLFDASDPTLEGRLREIGVGTAVYTEDPLEAARRLQVRPGRCAVVTADEAGVEAARAAGFALVIGVDRAGRGDALLDAGADAVVADLREVAVRTGDRRMSQLPDALTALDDLAARRPAVFFDFDGTLSEIVSEPDAATPVAGATEALRQLAARCPVAVLSGRDLADVTKRVGVQGIWYAGSHGFELTAPDGTHHQNDAAAAAIPVLDAAAGELRERLGTIPGVVVEHKRFGVAAHYRNAARDRVGEVAAAVRAAGRRDGLRVTTGREVIELRPDLDWDKGKTLRWVLDHLTGSGSDPRTPVYLGDDITDEDAFDAVRDGGVPILVRHYEDGDRATAARFALDSPAQATEFTARLARRLSGQP, from the coding sequence ATGCCACAGCCGGGACCGGTCACCATCGACCCGCGCCGCCATGACGCGGTGCTGTTCGACGCGTCCGACCCCACCCTGGAAGGGCGGCTGCGCGAGATCGGGGTAGGCACCGCGGTCTACACCGAGGACCCGTTGGAAGCGGCCCGGCGACTGCAGGTCCGGCCCGGCCGGTGCGCGGTCGTCACCGCCGACGAAGCCGGCGTCGAGGCCGCGCGCGCCGCCGGATTCGCGTTGGTCATCGGCGTCGACCGGGCGGGCCGGGGCGACGCGCTGCTAGACGCCGGCGCGGACGCGGTGGTCGCCGACCTCCGCGAGGTCGCCGTGCGCACCGGGGACCGCCGGATGTCGCAGCTGCCCGACGCGCTGACCGCCCTGGACGACCTGGCCGCGCGCCGGCCGGCGGTGTTCTTCGACTTCGACGGCACGCTGTCCGAAATCGTCAGCGAGCCCGACGCGGCCACCCCGGTCGCCGGCGCCACCGAGGCGCTGCGGCAGCTGGCCGCGCGCTGCCCGGTCGCGGTGCTGTCGGGCCGCGATCTGGCCGACGTGACGAAACGAGTAGGCGTGCAGGGGATTTGGTATGCCGGCAGCCATGGTTTCGAGCTGACCGCGCCCGACGGCACGCACCACCAGAACGACGCCGCCGCGGCGGCCATACCGGTGCTGGACGCCGCGGCCGGCGAGCTGCGCGAGCGACTGGGCACCATCCCCGGTGTGGTGGTGGAGCACAAGCGCTTTGGGGTCGCCGCTCATTACCGCAACGCCGCGCGCGACCGGGTCGGCGAGGTGGCGGCCGCGGTGCGCGCGGCGGGCCGTCGTGACGGTCTCCGGGTGACCACCGGCCGCGAGGTCATCGAGCTGCGCCCAGACCTGGACTGGGACAAGGGGAAAACGCTGCGCTGGGTGCTCGATCACCTGACCGGCTCCGGCTCGGACCCCCGCACGCCGGTCTATCTCGGCGACGACATCACCGACGAGGACGCGTTCGACGCGGTCCGCGACGGTGGTGTGCCAATCCTGGTGCGGCACTACGAAGACGGGGACCGCGCCACCGCGGCGCGGTTCGCGCTGGACAGCCCCGCGCAGGCCACCGAGTTCACCGCGCGGCTGGCACGCCGGCTGTCCGGTCAGCCCTGA